From Impatiens glandulifera chromosome 7, dImpGla2.1, whole genome shotgun sequence:
GGCTGTTAGAAGTGCAATCGGGTCGATTTGGAACAAAGCGGCGACTTCGGAGACTTTGAGGTCTGTGTAGAGAGTGTAACCGGCGAGAGCGTTACATGTGTCGGAGTTTGAACAGGGCTCGATCGTCGATTTTGAGGTGACAATAACGAGATTAGATATGAGGAGTGTGAAGAAAATGAAGCTGATTGAAATAAGAGATTGATTCGTCTTCATTTGGAGAGAAAGAGTGAAAATGGagggttcttcttcttcttcagaaaAAGGTAAGATCTTTCTCTGTTTTCTTCTacctatttttttgtttttgttttttgaatGAATGGCTTCGGGAAAAGGAAAGAGAGTGGGTTTTGTTTGTTAATCTACCACTGTTTCGAAGTAGCCATGGGAAGGAAAGGAACCAGCATTAGTGGGAGAGAGAAAGGGAAAAGAATGCACTTTACAGATAGACAGTCaagaagaggagagagaaagaaaaagacaACTTATGAACAGAGGAGTTTTGTTATGACTTTTTACAAAAACGGTCGAATTTTTCAGATTATTTAGGGGCCCGTTTgattttatgttataatattgataaatacaaataaaacgTACACATTTATGTTTGATCTGGTCAAATTTTTTGAGGGGTTTTTGCCAAACTTTCAATATGAATAAAATGGGACAAATGAGAAGAGAAAAAACCAAACAAGCCCTAACATAGCAGTGGCATCATCAGATTTATCAGGTCTTGGGGAAACAAATGTGTTTGGACTAAAATACCCTTCAAAACCTAACTTTTAATGGATTTTTTGGGGGGTTTATTGTAAATAATCAATCCTAGTCATCAGGAACTCACGGGGCatgtaaaaaaaagttcaaattattttcacaGCGTCAAGAAATTGAAATTAGCTCTTGAAGTCTTACATTTGAACAAATTGACCAATGAACTTGATAAGAAacacattcattcattcattcattggaaGAAAAATGAAAGTGGTTTTTGAACTCAAGATATTCGGTCTACAATGGCATCTATGAAACCccaaccatcatcatcaatatcAGGTCCAACCCAGAAACCCAATATGATACTACTAGTACTATTACTACTAAAGCTTAATTCTTCATAATGCAGTTCTGAAATGGGTAGTAGTAGTAGTTGCAGGTTTGAATTTGCTCTTTGGTTCTTGTAATGTGAATGGATAAGAAGCTTCTTTCCTGCAAATTTGATTCTAATTGTCATGTAACCctcaatcaaacaaacaaacaaacaaactgcAAGTGACCcaacaaaaaaaagaagaagaagaagaagaaacaccTGCTGCTGTGTTCTtttctgaagaagaagaagaatgtccTCTGTTTGCCCATCTCCTTATGCATAATTCCTTaagaaaacagaaaaaaaaaatgaccagGAAAGAAGTACTAAGCATTCAATCTAAAGTTctaaccatcatcatcatcaattgaACTTGGAAACAAAGAATTtcaacataataaaaacaaacacCGTAATCCTCCTCTTGTCACTAAAGAGAATGGGATTCTGATGTTTAATTTTACAGAGATAACCACCCTTGAAAACCCCAAATTGAACTGAAACAAGATATTCAATCGCGACAGAAGAGAATACCTTGTCTCGCTTTGTATAATAAGAAACGGAGGAGGGAACGGACAAAGAGTCAACAGAGACTACCCACGCCATCGCCGTCGCAATCGCAATCGCCATCGCCGTGCTTTTAAGAGTTACAACTTACAAAAACCTCTGCGAAAACCCTCCCTCCATACGCCGACaagggttttttttattttttatttttagttatttctcATATTCGTTAGAATAAattgtatgatttttttgtttttcttttttaacattttaactgtAATTAATGCTTTGCCTAtaggaaatttgaggaaatgacgtCAAAGACTaggttatttgacctggtggtaaattataaatttaattttgttcgtggtctttttatttttttttgacgaaattactCTTGTAGCTAAATGCTAAGGGatttagcgtttcgctaagtgaattaggtttagtataaatactctaattttttcatttatttcattttctttctctctcttctcttgttctctctttcacggcggcgGCGACGGAGGCAAAGGCGGTGGGGCGGCGAGGCGGCGGTctaacataaatcgatttgcacgatcttcatttctttcaaaccctaaacctaaatcgatttacacgatcttcatttctttcaaactctaaccctaaacctattttGCATGTAGGTCAGGTGAAGGATGATTCTAAGGTGTCGAAgaagatgttcatttcaaacctaattcgatttatgttcatgtttccatgATATTCTCAAACCCTtctgttcttatttggttcatattgtttcatatttgttatttggttcgTTCAAataatattggttcatatttctgGTTCATATTTATGTCgttgatgatatttgcagataatctcgGTTCTATTTCAGAGAAGTTTCGCTAAGTgtttagcgtttcgctaagtgcatttcgctaagtgcttatttattttgattaataaataagtaatgtaATGCTTATTTATTTTGCTAATGATGTTTGAATGATGATTATTgtgctaatttaaaatatattttaaataatttggtgcaaaaattactttaaagtgtaatttaatttatactttaatttttgacaaacataattttttaaaaaaatttacccATTTATCGTAAtcaagatgaaaaataataatccaTAAGAAAGAGTCCAATAAAgattcatataaagaaagtaGACTATTATTGGTtagatatatcatatatatcctGATCATAATGCACTCTTTTCATTACAAAGTTGTATACATGCATTTAAAACAGGAAAACACtgataaaattaaacataaaatcaaaaaaactaataaaaataggaAAGAAATTCACATAAGTTCTCCATTGAAGAACCAAAAGATGAATTTTAGATGATTAAAGCCATGAAACAAGTGAGAATTACACACATACATACATATTATTACATACatagaaaatatcaaaatctaTTAAGGTTCAAGCTTCAGCGACACAACTCTGGCTTGCCGATTACTATTCGCAGACTTGACGAAAACAACCGCCAAACAAGGAGGTGCCCACCATGGCCTTCGTACCCTTTGTTCTCCTTTCAAACAAACCACTGAAAAAAAGTTCATTTTCTTATTATCAACAAACTAAAGCTAATAAGATTATAGTTTTGGAAGAGAGTAAAGGAAGAACAAGAAATCGACCAACCTTTAATTCGCCTCAGTTCCTTGCAAAGGGTTATAAAGTCACCACATTTCATGTGACATTGTCTTATAAACCTAAGTATCTATTCTATCGTGAACATTGACATGCTTTCTAAGTATTCCCCATTTACACCAATTTCTTTGAATATTTAACGATAACTTCTCAGATTTATCTCTTCTAACCACAACCCAACATCCTATCCAGAAAAAACAACAATTATAAGACTTTTGAAATATAAAGCCCCTCAAATGTTGACACAGAATAAGCAACTCAAAAGGGTTCCCAATGAATATATTGAaccctattttttattattatgatgattaTGATTATGCATTGTTAAGCTATTTAGAGATTTTCCCATCTCTTTTGAAGATTATACAGAATACAAAGGATATGTTAAACATTTTCAACCAATTAGATAATCTTGGACAAAGTCTGCCTTTTTAAagtacataaatatattttcttatggtGTGTATTGGAGATCATTATGTATTTAGATAATCAAGAAACAGAAATAAGGAAATAGTCAATTGATGTATTGATTCTTCATATTGTTTGAATAGATAACACTTGCCTGTCATTGGGAACCCTTTTGAGCTGCTTATTCTGTGTCAACATTTGAGGGCTTTATATTTCAAAAGTCTTATAATTGTTGTTTTTCCTAGATAAGATATTTCAAAAGTCTTATATTCATCATTCAAACATCATTAGCAAAATAAATAAGCATtacattacttatttattaatcaaaataaataagcattacattacttatttattaatcaaaataaataagcacttagcgaaatgctaagcacttagcgaaacgctaagcacttagagaaacgctaagcacttagcgaaacttCTCTGAAACAGAACcgagattatctgcaaatatcatcaacGACATAAATATGAACcagaaatatgaaccaatatgatatgaatgaaccaaataacaaatatgaaacaatatgaaccaaataagaacagaAGGGTTTGAGAATATcatggaaacatgaacataaatcgaattaggtttgaaatgaacatcttcTTCGACACCTTAGAATCATCCTTCACCTGACCTACATGCaaaataggtttagggttagggtttgaaagaaatgaagatcgtgtaaatcgatttaggtttagggtttgaaagaaatgaagatcgtgcaaatcgatttaggttagacCGCCGCCTCGCCGCCCCGCTGCCTCTGCCTCTATCGCcgccgccgtgaaagagagaacaaaagaagagagagaaagaaaatgaaaaaattagagtatttatactaaacctaattcacttagcgaaacgctaagtcccttagcgtttcgctacaagggtaatttcgtcaaaataaaaataaaaagaccacgaacgcaattaaatttataatttaccacCGGGTCAAATAACGTAGTCTTTGAGgtcatttcttcaaatttcccttgcctataaattttaaataaaattttatccattttaataaataaaaaatgtaatataaaatggtataaaattaaaataattataaaatattaagatatagtTTAAGGCAATCATAATGTTAccataaaaaatgatatatcgCGACTACGTGGAGAGTTAacgtgaataaataaataaattaaattgcgcGTCTTTTCTTCGACTTCTCCCTTTCAAACCCTAACAAAGAAAAGCATTTTCCGTTCATCCTCCTTTCACTTTAGCCCGCGTAATTCATCTTCATTTCGTTTTAGCCCGCCCAATCAAACCCTAGCAGCTTTAGCTATAAATAGTTCTTCTTTTCGCTTCAGCTCGCACAATCAAACCCTAGCCGCCTTTAGCTTCAAATAGTTCGACTTCCTTCAGCTTCAAACAGCCCGCTCATCCATTGTCCGTTTTCCTTTTGTTCTCCTTTCTCCGTTCGATTTATGTTCTCCTTTCTCCCGGTTCGATTTCTGTTCTCCATTCCGCGCACTTCAAAATGGTAAAGTCATCCTTTTTTACTTTAGTGCGACATTGAGTCTAACTTGTCAGGTTAATTTGATGTAGTTTAATTTCCGACTATGTGATTTTAGGATTCGGATAAACAAATGATCATCTATTTGCAAAGAAAAACAAAGTTAATGTAAATGCAAAGAGAACGAATCGAAGAAGACAGTGTCGCAAGTTGAAAAGTAGCAATTTATGATTTCTTTTAATGTTatgattttgtattaaattgGAATACCGATCTTTTTTTAACGTCTTAAAGGTATATAAGAGGAAGACAGTGAAGAGAAAGTCGGTCAATCTTGAAAATTAACAAACGAGATATTGCGTTGTTATCATCACATTTTGCAAAATTTCGCATTTGAAATAATATGACAACGCAGTATCTTATTTGTTACCTTTTAACCTTGTCCGACTTCCTCTTCACCTCTTCACTGTTTTTCTCTTATATAACTTAACattgcaaaaaaaaatcaatattctagtttaatacaaaataatgacATTCCagtattttagtttaataaaaattcataacaTTAAGAGAGTCAAAGGCTGCTACGTTTAAACTTGCAACAATGTCTTCTTTGATTCGTTCTTTTTTGCATTAGCTTCGTTTTCTTAGCATcatatatgattatttatttatctgaaTTCTAAAATCACAGAAGTCGCATGTTAGACTACATCAAATTAACCTGGCAAGTTTACCATTTTGAAGTGCGTGGAACGGAGAGAAATGAGAACAAATGGAAGACAAACAATGAAAGCAAGGGCTGTTTGAAACAGAAGGAAGATGAATggtttgaagatgaagaatgcTAGGGTTTGATCGCTGGACTGAAGCGGAAGGAAGATGAATCCTGAAGCGAAAGGAAGATGAAcggaaatgttattttttactaGGGGCGTAATGGAGAAAGGGTACAAGACTTTCAAAATCTCGTGttgactcttaaaattttacgatttcaaATTAGACTAACGATtctgattttaagtaactcttaaatatgtaaactcttacgatttaaAATTTGcgataattaaattttacgagtttataaataatttcaattttacgaTTTATATGATttgctttaaaaaaaattaaagttattatttatttaaataaattaattaatataattaattttgtaagtataattttttatattgttacttattattaattaattaattttatattaaaatatataatttttttaaattggttaagtataaaatccttaattatatataaataataataatatataactattattttttcaaattaaacttttacgattctatataaactctagattttacgagtttacaactgAATAACGATtctacgtaaactctcgattctGAGAGTCTTAAAGGgtaggttagggtttgaaaggGAAGTCAAAGAGCCGCAAGCAGTTTAATTTATTGCCCTGTATAATTCCTCATGTtaccatataaaatataacttgaTAAGAATGGTTGTTattcaaatgttatatagaGAAAAACCAAAATATCTGATacaagaacaaaaataaat
This genomic window contains:
- the LOC124944406 gene encoding uncharacterized protein LOC124944406, giving the protein MAIAIATAMAWVVSVDSLSVPSSVSYYTKRDKELCIRRWANRGHSSSSSEKNTAAGKKLLIHSHYKNQRANSNLQLLLLPISELHYEELSFSSNSTSSIILGFWVGPDIDDDGWGFIDAIVDRIS